A single region of the Pontibacter kalidii genome encodes:
- the scpA gene encoding methylmalonyl-CoA mutase, protein MKPDFSKIAISKIAAAEHGPKDPQQPKPWKTPEQIKVKSFYTAEDAAHFEHTDFAAGLPPYLRGPYSTMYVQKPWTIRQYAGFSTAEESNAFYRRNLAGGQKGLSVAFDLATHRGYDSDHPRVVGDVGKAGVAIDSVEDMKILFDQIPLSEMSVSMTMNGAVLPIMAFYIVAAEEQGVKPEQLSGTIQNDILKEFMVRNTYIYPPEPSMKIIADIFAYTSQKMPRFNSISISGYHMQEAGATADLELAYTLADGLEYVRTGLKAGMDIDDFAPRLSFFWAIGMNHFMEIAKMRAARMLWAKLIKQFNPKNPKSLALRTHCQTSGWSLTEQDPFNNVTRTCVEALAAALGGTQSLHTNALDEAIALPTDFSARIARNTQIYLQQETNISKVVDPWGGSYYVEALTHELAHRAWALIEEVEELGGMAKAIETGLPKMRIEEAAARKQARIDAGKDIIVGVNKYKPEHEQEIEILDIDNTAVRESQLRRLAHVKETRNGAAVAKALEALTAAAQSGQENLLDLAVEAARHRATLGEISDALEKVYGRHKAVIRAISGVYSAEITDDENFQRAKALADQFEGLEGRRPRIMVAKMGQDGHDRGSKVIATSFADLGFDVDIGPLFQTPAEVAMQAAENDVHVVGVSSLAAGHKTLVPQLIEELRQLGREDILVIVGGVIPAQDYDFLFKAGASGVFGPGTIISVAAQHILEKLMEQVKS, encoded by the coding sequence ATGAAGCCTGATTTTTCGAAGATAGCTATAAGCAAAATAGCCGCCGCGGAGCACGGTCCGAAAGACCCGCAGCAGCCGAAGCCCTGGAAAACGCCGGAGCAGATAAAGGTGAAGAGCTTTTATACTGCAGAGGATGCCGCGCACTTTGAGCACACCGATTTTGCTGCTGGTCTGCCCCCTTACCTGCGCGGGCCCTACAGCACCATGTATGTGCAAAAACCCTGGACCATTCGCCAGTATGCCGGTTTCTCTACTGCCGAGGAATCCAACGCCTTCTACCGCCGCAACCTGGCCGGCGGGCAAAAAGGCCTTTCGGTAGCCTTTGACCTGGCCACGCACCGTGGCTACGACTCCGACCACCCCCGCGTAGTGGGTGATGTGGGCAAAGCCGGTGTAGCGATCGATTCGGTGGAGGACATGAAGATCCTCTTCGACCAGATCCCGCTCAGCGAGATGTCGGTTTCGATGACCATGAACGGGGCCGTGCTGCCCATCATGGCCTTTTACATTGTGGCCGCAGAAGAGCAAGGCGTGAAGCCGGAGCAACTGAGTGGCACCATCCAGAATGATATCCTGAAGGAGTTCATGGTGCGCAATACCTACATCTACCCGCCGGAGCCAAGTATGAAGATCATCGCCGACATCTTTGCCTATACTTCCCAGAAGATGCCACGCTTTAACTCCATTTCTATTTCGGGTTATCACATGCAGGAGGCCGGCGCTACTGCCGACCTGGAGCTGGCTTATACCTTGGCTGACGGCTTGGAGTACGTGCGCACCGGCTTGAAAGCAGGGATGGATATCGATGATTTCGCACCGCGTCTGTCTTTCTTCTGGGCCATTGGCATGAACCACTTCATGGAGATCGCCAAGATGCGCGCCGCGCGTATGCTTTGGGCAAAGCTGATTAAACAGTTTAACCCGAAGAACCCAAAATCGCTGGCGTTGCGCACCCACTGCCAGACTTCGGGCTGGAGCCTGACCGAGCAGGACCCGTTCAACAATGTAACGCGTACCTGCGTGGAGGCACTCGCTGCTGCACTGGGCGGCACACAAAGTTTACACACCAACGCCCTGGACGAAGCCATTGCCCTGCCTACCGACTTCTCGGCCCGCATTGCCCGTAATACGCAGATCTACCTGCAGCAGGAAACTAACATCAGCAAAGTGGTAGACCCCTGGGGCGGCTCCTACTATGTAGAGGCATTGACGCACGAACTGGCACATCGCGCCTGGGCATTGATTGAAGAAGTGGAAGAACTGGGCGGCATGGCCAAAGCTATTGAGACTGGTCTTCCAAAAATGCGCATCGAGGAAGCTGCTGCCCGCAAGCAGGCCCGCATCGACGCCGGCAAAGATATTATTGTGGGGGTGAACAAGTATAAACCAGAGCACGAGCAGGAAATCGAGATCCTCGACATCGACAACACCGCTGTACGAGAGTCGCAGTTGCGCCGCCTGGCTCATGTAAAAGAAACACGTAACGGAGCGGCTGTAGCAAAGGCATTAGAGGCCTTAACCGCAGCAGCACAATCCGGGCAGGAGAACCTTTTGGACCTGGCAGTTGAAGCCGCCAGACACCGCGCTACCTTAGGCGAAATTTCCGATGCCCTGGAGAAAGTATACGGCAGACATAAAGCAGTCATCAGAGCCATATCAGGAGTGTATTCAGCAGAAATAACCGACGACGAAAACTTCCAGCGCGCCAAAGCCCTGGCCGATCAGTTTGAGGGACTCGAAGGCCGCCGGCCACGCATCATGGTCGCCAAAATGGGCCAGGATGGCCACGACCGCGGCTCCAAAGTAATCGCCACTTCCTTCGCCGACCTCGGCTTCGACGTGGACATTGGGCCACTTTTCCAGACGCCTGCCGAAGTAGCCATGCAGGCCGCCGAAAACGACGTGCACGTAGTGGGCGTATCTTCGCTGGCAGCCGGCCACAAAACGCTGGTGCCGCAACTTATCGAAGAGCTCCGCCAGCTCGGCCGCGAAGATATTTTAGTCATCGTGGGCGGCGTGATTCCGGCCCAGGACTACGACTTCCTGTTTAAAGCCGGTGCTTCGGGTGTGTTCGGTCCGGGAACGATCATCTCCGTCGCAGCGCAGCACATTCTGGAGAAGCTAATGGAGCAAGTGAAGAGTTAG
- a CDS encoding GNAT family N-acetyltransferase, which yields MQLSDLTFRTELKPGDLGYITYRHGAIYKNECNYGLEFESYVAYGLYEFYSQYDPDKDRIWLAEHEGKIVGTICLTHRPGNAAQLRFFLLEPEYRGIGLGKKLMELYMAFYREKGYTSSYLWTTHEQEPAIALYERYGFRLTEEKPSEAFGKPLIEQRFDLVTEPGLSVS from the coding sequence ATGCAACTGAGTGACCTTACGTTCAGAACAGAACTGAAACCCGGTGACCTTGGCTACATCACGTACCGCCACGGTGCCATTTACAAAAACGAGTGCAACTATGGGCTGGAGTTTGAGAGCTACGTGGCCTACGGCCTCTACGAGTTCTACAGCCAGTACGACCCCGACAAAGACCGGATATGGCTGGCAGAGCACGAAGGCAAAATTGTAGGAACCATCTGTCTCACGCACCGGCCCGGAAACGCAGCCCAGCTGCGGTTCTTCTTACTGGAACCGGAGTACCGCGGTATCGGATTAGGCAAAAAGCTGATGGAACTGTACATGGCCTTCTACAGAGAGAAAGGTTATACTTCGTCCTACCTCTGGACCACCCATGAGCAGGAGCCGGCCATCGCCCTCTACGAGCGCTACGGGTTCAGGCTGACGGAGGAGAAGCCTTCCGAGGCTTTTGGTAAACCTTTGATAGAACAGCGCTTCGACTTGGTTACAGAACCCGGATTATCCGTAAGCTAA
- a CDS encoding YybH family protein has translation MPTATIHTSFTMPKGDAVREVKQALEGQISAWNKGDLETAMAFYWNSPQMLWISKNGTEKGYQEVYEMFLQDFQDRRQMGVYTFEPLHIEQVSNEAVYFVFRWKIELDGKRLMGGVSSQVWKNIGGRWVVTSEHAS, from the coding sequence ATGCCCACGGCCACTATACATACTTCCTTTACCATGCCCAAAGGCGATGCCGTACGAGAAGTAAAGCAGGCGTTGGAAGGCCAGATTTCCGCGTGGAACAAAGGTGACCTAGAAACGGCCATGGCCTTTTACTGGAACTCGCCGCAGATGCTCTGGATCAGCAAAAACGGCACCGAAAAGGGTTACCAGGAAGTATACGAGATGTTTCTGCAAGACTTCCAGGACCGTCGCCAGATGGGCGTTTATACTTTCGAGCCGCTGCACATCGAGCAAGTATCCAACGAGGCCGTATACTTTGTTTTCCGCTGGAAGATTGAATTGGACGGCAAGCGGCTGATGGGCGGCGTATCATCGCAAGTATGGAAAAACATCGGCGGGCGCTGGGTTGTTACTTCAGAACACGCGAGTTAA
- a CDS encoding methylmalonyl-CoA mutase family protein, whose protein sequence is MMTDEQQNQQRLFAEFTPGTAADWEQKARKDLRDTPLESLTWHTYEGIDIKPYYTREDIANLPFTKQKPGDFPFLRGNKTGDNSWLNVQQVEAHGNGRHAIDNAADALQRGADGIYFVVHQQELFDVEHLVRKIDLGKYSISYEVKEQPDCFLQRLYTELERCNVSHRNLKGFINFDPISVQSDINHEESRDIIKILELTKDSPDFYGVTVNGTSFSSIGASITQEIAYALSAAVAYLDRLTTAGEPLESVLRNTQFVMASGTNYFFEIAKLRALRLLWAAVVEAYQAAPALAAKLRIHSVTSSWYQTTLDPHVNMLRTTTEAMSAVIAGCDSLTVSPFDSTFKASDAFSERIARNVSIILKEEAYLDKAIDPAAGSYYLESLTNALAQKAWDLFKEVESMGGFEDAYKQGFILGSITDVSRRKFRNIATGRDVLVGTNKYPNPKEKVSFDPEELIQSADFDTTRAAYPTEVMRMATELHLRKLNRRPKAIVALIGSSEQRQVNASFAQEFFTCAGFDTKVEQYASVSEASDRLLHAAADVVAVSTSEAAYAREFNPKLRHHDGKPLVLLADDPKHLKEEMIAHGYDEFLFEDCDVSNIMRIVHRKLHGND, encoded by the coding sequence ATGATGACTGACGAGCAGCAAAACCAACAGCGCCTGTTTGCCGAGTTCACCCCGGGCACAGCGGCTGATTGGGAGCAGAAAGCACGCAAGGACCTGCGCGACACGCCCCTGGAAAGCCTGACTTGGCACACCTACGAGGGCATCGATATAAAGCCATACTATACCCGGGAAGATATTGCCAACCTGCCTTTCACCAAACAGAAGCCCGGGGATTTCCCGTTTTTGCGCGGCAATAAAACCGGCGACAACAGCTGGCTGAATGTGCAGCAGGTGGAGGCGCATGGCAACGGCAGACATGCCATCGATAACGCCGCCGATGCGCTGCAGCGAGGCGCCGACGGGATTTACTTTGTGGTGCACCAGCAGGAGCTGTTCGACGTAGAGCACCTGGTTCGCAAAATAGACCTGGGCAAGTATAGCATCAGCTACGAGGTGAAGGAGCAACCGGATTGTTTCCTGCAACGGCTGTATACGGAGTTGGAGCGATGCAACGTGTCGCACCGCAACCTGAAAGGCTTTATCAACTTCGACCCTATCTCGGTCCAAAGCGACATAAATCACGAAGAGAGCAGGGACATTATAAAGATACTGGAGCTAACCAAGGATAGTCCGGACTTTTACGGCGTTACCGTCAATGGCACCAGCTTTAGCAGCATCGGGGCTTCCATAACCCAGGAGATTGCTTATGCATTAAGTGCCGCTGTGGCTTACCTCGACAGGCTAACGACGGCTGGTGAGCCGCTGGAGTCTGTGCTGCGCAACACCCAATTCGTGATGGCCTCGGGCACCAATTACTTTTTCGAAATAGCCAAGCTGCGTGCCCTGCGCCTGCTGTGGGCTGCCGTGGTAGAGGCCTACCAGGCAGCGCCGGCACTCGCCGCCAAGCTACGCATCCACAGCGTTACCTCCAGCTGGTACCAAACCACCCTGGACCCGCACGTGAACATGCTGCGCACCACCACCGAGGCCATGTCTGCCGTAATCGCCGGCTGTGACTCGCTTACCGTATCGCCTTTCGACAGCACATTTAAAGCTTCGGATGCGTTCTCGGAGCGCATTGCCCGCAATGTATCCATCATACTTAAGGAAGAGGCCTACCTGGACAAGGCCATAGACCCGGCCGCCGGATCATACTACCTGGAGTCGCTGACGAACGCGCTGGCGCAAAAGGCCTGGGACCTGTTTAAAGAGGTGGAAAGTATGGGTGGCTTTGAGGATGCTTACAAACAGGGATTTATACTTGGCTCCATCACCGATGTGAGCCGCCGCAAGTTCCGCAACATAGCCACCGGCCGCGATGTGCTGGTGGGCACCAACAAGTATCCGAACCCAAAAGAGAAAGTCTCCTTCGACCCGGAAGAGCTGATACAGAGTGCTGATTTCGACACCACCCGCGCCGCTTACCCTACCGAGGTCATGCGCATGGCCACTGAGCTGCATTTGCGCAAGCTAAACCGCCGCCCGAAGGCTATTGTAGCTCTAATCGGCAGTTCGGAGCAGCGCCAGGTAAACGCCTCTTTTGCACAGGAGTTCTTCACCTGCGCCGGTTTCGACACGAAGGTAGAGCAGTATGCTTCCGTTTCCGAGGCCTCGGACCGGTTGCTGCATGCCGCCGCCGACGTAGTGGCTGTTTCCACCTCAGAGGCTGCTTATGCCCGCGAGTTTAACCCGAAGCTGCGCCACCACGACGGCAAGCCGCTCGTGCTGCTGGCCGACGATCCCAAGCACCTGAAAGAGGAAATGATCGCCCATGGCTACGACGAGTTCCTGTTCGAGGACTGCGACGTAAGCAACATCATGCGGATTGTCCATCGGAAACTGCACGGGAATGACTAA
- a CDS encoding YkvA family protein: MLRKWKELVRKLKEDIYTLYLASKDPRMPFAAKVMVLITVAYAFSPIDLIPDFIPLLGYLDDLLLLPLGIWLSIKLIPPPLLHYYRQKARERMHERQPNYVMAGVIVILWLLLGYWAYQAYRQRLD, encoded by the coding sequence ATGCTTCGGAAATGGAAAGAGCTTGTGCGCAAACTGAAAGAGGACATTTATACCCTATACCTCGCCTCCAAGGACCCGCGCATGCCCTTTGCCGCCAAGGTGATGGTGCTGATTACCGTGGCCTATGCCTTCAGCCCCATCGACCTGATTCCGGACTTTATCCCGCTGCTGGGCTACCTCGACGACCTGCTGCTGTTGCCGTTGGGCATCTGGCTCTCCATAAAGCTGATTCCGCCGCCGCTGCTGCACTATTACCGGCAAAAGGCCCGCGAGCGGATGCACGAGCGCCAGCCCAATTATGTCATGGCTGGCGTTATAGTTATACTTTGGCTGCTGCTCGGTTACTGGGCGTACCAGGCCTACCGGCAGCGGCTGGATTAA
- a CDS encoding T9SS type A sorting domain-containing protein produces MKTKLLLSCLAFLLLPMFAQAIHVMSGHISYTVDEQNPLKYNFTLKLYTSAWSQAHDVTVNMHMGDGNIVEVPWASYVHYSRNYHTPTFHWSYTFGQEGDYTVAWIGPGRSSHIVNLPEQSDTTRTYIYTEVRARALMSNRHSVNLAGMPVFEAYVGEAMTQNFLAYDADGDKLFYTLVAPKTATSTGEVVAVPGYQHPEGLTINEYGELRWDNPTIQGRYETSVHITEQRNGIVVGSTVVDITLHVGDRRGQPQLTLLNKDRLEVREDGSIQTWPNQPLKFEYYLQRSAETEQPLFARYFSEIDTLNLTEATLTVRDTVNGFALTLAFTPTPAMERASPYLIGVRGRGTDYLNRELWPDTYWGTYIEDDWDFVYLYVGEQQPTASDDALKKAGFILYPNPIADQFMVEAPDMPGMFVHLYNATGKRAGTLKLKPGKNHFAKPASLSRGLYFYTIYSRYRPVGSGKLVVR; encoded by the coding sequence GTGGACGAACAGAATCCGCTAAAGTATAACTTCACACTCAAGCTTTATACTTCGGCCTGGTCCCAGGCGCATGACGTAACTGTGAACATGCACATGGGAGACGGCAACATAGTTGAAGTACCCTGGGCAAGCTACGTTCATTATAGCAGAAACTATCACACGCCTACTTTTCACTGGAGTTATACTTTTGGGCAGGAAGGGGATTACACGGTTGCCTGGATAGGTCCCGGTCGCAGCAGTCACATCGTAAACCTCCCGGAGCAATCAGACACCACCAGAACTTACATTTATACGGAAGTAAGGGCCAGAGCCCTCATGAGCAATAGACACTCTGTTAACCTTGCCGGAATGCCCGTTTTTGAGGCTTATGTGGGAGAGGCCATGACACAGAATTTCTTGGCATACGATGCAGATGGAGATAAGCTATTTTACACCTTGGTTGCCCCAAAAACTGCAACCTCAACAGGAGAGGTGGTCGCTGTTCCCGGCTACCAACACCCGGAAGGGCTGACCATTAACGAATATGGGGAACTCCGATGGGATAATCCTACTATACAAGGGCGGTATGAGACCTCCGTGCATATTACTGAGCAGCGAAATGGCATTGTAGTGGGTTCCACCGTAGTAGACATCACGCTACACGTGGGTGACCGGAGAGGGCAGCCGCAACTGACACTGCTAAATAAAGATCGACTAGAAGTCAGAGAAGACGGCTCCATTCAAACTTGGCCAAACCAGCCCCTAAAGTTTGAATATTACCTGCAAAGAAGTGCGGAGACAGAACAGCCCCTGTTTGCCAGATACTTTAGCGAAATAGATACGCTAAACCTTACGGAGGCGACCCTCACTGTGCGGGATACAGTGAATGGATTTGCGCTGACGCTCGCCTTTACCCCCACCCCCGCCATGGAACGTGCTTCCCCATACCTTATCGGCGTCCGGGGCCGTGGCACAGATTATCTAAACAGAGAACTTTGGCCCGATACCTACTGGGGTACTTACATAGAGGATGATTGGGATTTCGTCTACCTATACGTTGGCGAGCAGCAGCCCACCGCATCAGACGATGCGCTCAAAAAAGCCGGGTTTATACTTTACCCAAACCCTATAGCCGATCAGTTTATGGTAGAGGCCCCCGATATGCCGGGCATGTTTGTGCACCTGTACAACGCCACCGGTAAAAGGGCAGGCACCCTCAAACTGAAGCCAGGCAAGAACCATTTTGCTAAGCCCGCCTCGCTTTCCAGGGGTTTATACTTTTATACTATCTACAGCCGCTACAGGCCTGTGGGCAGCGGGAAACTGGTGGTGCGGTAG